One window of the Labilibaculum sp. genome contains the following:
- a CDS encoding rod shape-determining protein, translated as MGFFSFLTQEIAIDLGTANTIIICNDKIVVDEPSIVAIDRRTEKMVAIGEKARQMQGKTHGNLKTIRPLRDGVIADFNAAEQMIRGMIKMINKKPRLFPPSLRMVICIPSGSTEVEMRAVRDSSEHAGGRDVYMIYEPMAAAIGIGIDVEAPEGNMVVDIGGGTTEIAVISLGGIVTNKSIRIAGDDLTSDIQEYMRHQHNIKIGERTAEEIKIQVGSALSELEEPPNDFRVQGPNQMTALPIEVPVSYQEIAHCLEKSISKIEIAILSALEQTPPELYADIVNRGIYLAGGGALLRGLDKRLTDKINIPFHIAEDPLRAVARGTGIALKNVDKFSFLMR; from the coding sequence ATGGGATTTTTTTCATTTTTAACTCAGGAGATTGCGATTGACTTGGGGACAGCAAATACAATTATTATCTGTAATGATAAGATTGTGGTTGACGAACCATCAATTGTAGCTATTGATCGTCGCACCGAAAAAATGGTTGCGATTGGCGAAAAGGCCCGCCAGATGCAGGGCAAAACTCACGGAAATTTAAAAACGATTCGTCCGCTTAGAGATGGCGTAATTGCCGACTTTAATGCTGCAGAGCAAATGATTCGTGGGATGATCAAGATGATCAACAAAAAACCTCGTCTGTTTCCACCATCATTACGCATGGTGATTTGTATTCCTTCGGGAAGTACCGAAGTTGAAATGAGAGCAGTTCGCGATTCTTCTGAGCATGCCGGAGGACGTGATGTATACATGATTTATGAGCCTATGGCTGCGGCTATTGGAATCGGTATTGATGTTGAAGCACCTGAAGGAAATATGGTAGTAGATATAGGTGGAGGAACGACTGAAATTGCAGTAATTTCTTTAGGTGGAATTGTAACCAATAAATCAATTCGTATTGCAGGTGATGATTTAACTTCTGATATACAGGAGTATATGCGTCATCAGCACAATATAAAAATTGGTGAAAGAACTGCTGAAGAAATAAAAATTCAGGTTGGATCTGCACTATCTGAGTTGGAAGAGCCACCAAATGATTTCAGAGTACAAGGACCAAATCAGATGACAGCACTTCCTATTGAAGTGCCTGTATCTTATCAGGAAATTGCGCATTGTTTGGAGAAATCAATCTCGAAAATTGAAATTGCAATTTTAAGTGCATTGGAGCAAACACCTCCGGAATTATACGCCGATATTGTAAATAGAGGAATTTACCTTGCTGGTGGTGGAGCGTTGCTTCGTGGATTGGATAAGCGATTGACAGATAAAATAAATATTCCATTTCACATTGCGGAAGATCCATTAAGGGCTGTTGCACGTGGTACTGGAATTGCATTAAAAAATGTAGATAAGTTTTCGTTCCTGATGAGATAA
- the purH gene encoding bifunctional phosphoribosylaminoimidazolecarboxamide formyltransferase/IMP cyclohydrolase has protein sequence MKRALISVFDKTNVVEFARELTGLGWEIISTGGTSAKFKAEGIPVMDISDLTKFPECFDGRVKTLHPNVEGGILAIRDNETHIAQMNELGIEPIDIVVCNLYPFKETILNPEAGHEEIIENIDIGGPTMLRAAAKNYKFVTVITDPEDYSKVIEELKSGEDTSLDTKEYLATKVFEHTAHYDALISGYFNKRLKITSPKTLTITYEKKQDLRYGENPHQNATFYSQIQETEGTLTAAKKIHGKELSYNNIGDTDGALETLKEFEEPTIVAAKHANPCGIGSAKTISEAFQKAYDADPVSIFGGIVASNREIDKATAEIMSGIFLEVIVAPSFSKEALEILTAKKNLRLLELPEILKSDYSSFKGKTVLGGFLIQEMDKELIGEKLEVVTEREPSESEMEDLMFAWKTVKHAKSNGIAIAKNKTTCGVGPGQVSRIWALENAIRQGADRIAGSVLASDAFFPFSDCVEAAHAAGITAIIQPGGSIRDKDSIEAANKFGIAMVFTGMRHFKH, from the coding sequence ATGAAGAGAGCGCTGATCAGTGTGTTTGATAAAACAAATGTTGTTGAATTTGCTAGAGAATTAACAGGTTTAGGATGGGAAATCATATCTACAGGTGGAACTTCTGCTAAATTTAAGGCTGAAGGAATTCCTGTAATGGATATTTCAGATCTTACTAAATTTCCAGAATGTTTTGATGGGCGTGTAAAAACCTTGCATCCAAATGTTGAAGGTGGAATTTTAGCAATTCGGGATAACGAAACCCACATCGCTCAAATGAATGAGTTAGGAATTGAGCCTATTGATATCGTCGTTTGTAATTTGTATCCATTCAAAGAAACAATTTTAAATCCTGAGGCTGGTCACGAGGAAATTATTGAAAATATTGATATAGGTGGTCCGACAATGTTGAGAGCGGCAGCAAAGAATTACAAATTTGTTACTGTTATTACCGATCCCGAAGATTATTCGAAAGTAATTGAAGAATTAAAATCAGGCGAAGACACTAGTTTAGACACAAAAGAATATTTAGCAACTAAAGTATTTGAGCATACTGCTCATTACGATGCATTAATTTCAGGGTATTTTAATAAAAGGCTGAAAATTACATCTCCTAAAACATTAACGATTACATACGAAAAGAAGCAAGATCTCCGTTACGGAGAGAACCCTCATCAGAATGCAACTTTTTACAGTCAAATTCAGGAAACTGAAGGAACTTTAACTGCCGCTAAGAAAATCCATGGTAAAGAACTATCTTACAACAATATTGGTGATACAGATGGAGCTTTGGAAACCTTAAAAGAGTTTGAAGAGCCTACAATTGTTGCTGCTAAGCATGCTAATCCATGTGGAATTGGCAGTGCCAAAACAATTTCAGAAGCTTTTCAGAAAGCTTATGATGCTGATCCGGTTTCAATTTTTGGTGGAATAGTAGCATCAAATCGTGAAATTGATAAAGCAACGGCTGAAATTATGAGTGGAATTTTTCTGGAAGTAATTGTTGCTCCGTCTTTTAGTAAAGAAGCTTTAGAGATATTAACAGCGAAGAAGAATTTAAGATTATTGGAATTGCCTGAAATCTTGAAATCAGATTATTCCTCATTTAAAGGAAAAACTGTTTTGGGAGGTTTCTTAATTCAGGAAATGGATAAGGAATTAATCGGCGAAAAATTAGAAGTGGTTACCGAAAGGGAACCATCAGAAAGTGAAATGGAGGATTTGATGTTTGCATGGAAAACAGTGAAACATGCAAAATCAAATGGAATTGCCATAGCAAAAAATAAAACTACATGTGGTGTTGGTCCGGGACAGGTAAGTCGTATCTGGGCCTTGGAGAATGCCATTCGTCAGGGGGCGGATCGGATTGCAGGAAGTGTTTTAGCTTCTGATGCATTTTTCCCATTCTCAGATTGTGTAGAAGCAGCTCATGCAGCAGGAATTACTGCTATTATTCAACCTGGAGGTTCAATAAGAGATAAGGATTCTATTGAGGCGGCTAATAAATTTGGAATTGCTATGGTATTTACAGGAATGAGACATTTTAAGCATTAA
- the mgtE gene encoding magnesium transporter has product MQFELTREYIDQLKRIIEEKDEAGAIGMMDGLHPADIAEIYDELNTEEAKFLYLLLDIDTAADVLAELEEDDRDRFLKVLPIEVIAKQFIHRMDSDDAADVIGGMSEEQQEEILSHIGDIEQAGDIVDLLHYDEDTAGGLMAKELVMVNENWTVLTCLRELSRQAEDIDEIYYVYVVDDDGILKGTLSLKIMILSPTSAKISNIYQPDVMSVHTDEPDEEVARIMEKYDLVAIPVIDSIGRLMGRITIDDVVDVIRDEAEKDYQMASGLTEDVESSDSVWIQTRARLPWLLIGLMGGLISAFVISRHEGDLGNYTAMAFFIPLITAMGGNVGVQSAAIIVQGLANNSLGFESTISRLLRELMGAFVNGIICSGLVFLVNLFMVGHSFSLTISVSVALFSVIVFASIFGTLIPLTLHKMKIDPALATGPFVTTLNDIVGLFIYLSIGAYFLSFV; this is encoded by the coding sequence ATGCAATTTGAATTGACTCGCGAATACATCGATCAGTTAAAAAGAATTATCGAAGAGAAGGATGAGGCCGGGGCAATTGGTATGATGGATGGATTGCATCCTGCTGATATTGCCGAAATATATGATGAACTCAATACAGAGGAAGCTAAGTTTTTGTATTTACTTCTCGATATTGATACTGCTGCAGATGTTTTAGCTGAATTAGAAGAGGATGATAGAGATCGGTTTTTAAAGGTTCTCCCTATTGAAGTTATTGCAAAGCAGTTTATTCACAGAATGGATTCTGATGATGCTGCCGATGTGATTGGCGGGATGTCTGAAGAACAACAAGAGGAGATTCTTTCCCATATAGGAGATATTGAACAGGCCGGCGATATTGTGGATTTACTTCATTACGATGAAGATACTGCAGGTGGATTGATGGCGAAAGAGTTGGTGATGGTAAATGAGAATTGGACTGTTCTAACCTGTCTGAGAGAATTAAGTCGCCAAGCTGAGGATATTGATGAGATTTACTATGTATATGTTGTTGATGATGATGGCATCTTAAAGGGAACTCTTTCCTTAAAAATTATGATTTTGAGTCCGACATCGGCAAAAATCAGTAATATTTATCAGCCGGATGTTATGTCGGTGCATACCGATGAGCCGGATGAGGAAGTGGCCCGGATTATGGAGAAGTATGACCTTGTGGCAATACCGGTTATCGATAGTATCGGACGATTAATGGGACGCATTACAATTGATGATGTTGTAGATGTGATTCGTGATGAGGCCGAGAAAGATTACCAAATGGCATCTGGTCTTACTGAAGATGTGGAGTCAAGTGACTCGGTTTGGATTCAAACAAGAGCGCGCCTTCCATGGTTGTTAATTGGTTTAATGGGCGGACTTATAAGTGCTTTTGTAATATCAAGGCACGAAGGTGATTTGGGGAATTATACTGCGATGGCATTTTTTATTCCGCTGATTACGGCAATGGGAGGAAATGTAGGTGTTCAATCGGCGGCGATTATTGTACAGGGGTTGGCAAATAATTCATTGGGTTTTGAAAGTACAATTAGTCGGTTACTAAGAGAGCTGATGGGAGCCTTTGTAAATGGTATAATTTGTTCGGGTTTGGTTTTCCTTGTTAACTTATTTATGGTTGGGCATTCTTTTAGTCTAACAATAAGTGTGTCGGTTGCATTGTTCTCAGTTATTGTTTTTGCGTCAATATTTGGCACCTTAATTCCATTAACTCTGCATAAAATGAAAATTGATCCTGCTTTGGCAACGGGTCCCTTTGTGACTACTTTGAATGATATTGTGGGTCTTTTTATTTACTTATCAATTGGAGCTTATTTTTTAAGCTTTGTTTAG
- the rsmA gene encoding 16S rRNA (adenine(1518)-N(6)/adenine(1519)-N(6))-dimethyltransferase RsmA encodes MGYVRAKKSLGQHFLKDLNIAKKIVASMKADGVSKVLEVGPGMGVLTQYLLKEEGFETHVVEIDRESVAYLNENFPELSGRIIGEDFLKYDLSKLFSEPFSVIGNFPYNISSQIFFKVLDHRDQIPEVVGMIQKEVAERMAAVPGNKTYGILSVLMQAFYNIEYLFTVSETVFDPPPKVKSAVIRMERNTTDRLACDEKLFFRVVKSGFNQRRKTLRNSLKSVLGDDKLDDELMAQRPEQLSVDQFVYLTNKIEELINAELRE; translated from the coding sequence ATGGGATACGTTAGGGCAAAAAAAAGTTTAGGTCAGCATTTTTTAAAAGATTTGAATATTGCAAAAAAAATAGTGGCAAGTATGAAGGCTGATGGTGTCTCGAAGGTACTTGAGGTTGGTCCGGGTATGGGAGTTTTAACGCAATATTTACTTAAGGAAGAGGGATTTGAAACCCATGTTGTTGAGATAGATAGAGAATCGGTAGCTTATTTGAATGAAAATTTTCCGGAATTATCCGGACGAATAATTGGAGAGGATTTTTTGAAATATGATTTGTCGAAATTATTTTCGGAGCCTTTTTCTGTAATAGGGAACTTTCCTTACAATATTTCCTCTCAAATATTCTTTAAAGTGTTGGATCACAGAGATCAGATCCCTGAGGTTGTAGGGATGATTCAGAAAGAAGTTGCCGAAAGAATGGCTGCTGTTCCTGGAAATAAAACATACGGTATCTTAAGTGTGCTTATGCAGGCTTTTTACAATATAGAATATTTGTTTACTGTTAGCGAAACGGTATTCGACCCACCTCCAAAAGTTAAATCTGCGGTAATTCGTATGGAAAGGAATACTACCGACAGATTGGCTTGTGATGAAAAACTATTCTTCCGAGTCGTTAAATCCGGATTCAATCAGCGCCGGAAAACCTTGCGGAATTCTTTAAAATCAGTATTGGGTGATGATAAGCTTGATGATGAACTTATGGCTCAAAGGCCAGAGCAATTGTCAGTAGATCAGTTTGTTTACTTAACCAATAAAATTGAAGAATTGATAAATGCGGAATTAAGAGAATAA
- a CDS encoding lysylphosphatidylglycerol synthase transmembrane domain-containing protein, translating to MKKNLIHIIKFLIFFSISCFLFWYVYRGQNTSELIFTLKNEVNYYWILLSLFFGLLSHISRTIRWNMLIESLGKKPRTINTFLAVMVGYFANLALPRMGEISRCGLISKYENISFSKLIGTVVLERVLDIIMLIIFLLIALSTQFSVISHFFSNNPEVSSKLSNVFASSNTIYVVAAVSITIWILRKKFKNTIVFKKIDQTLSNFMAGFRAIKKLDNKWSFVFHTVFIWIMYYLMTYICFFSFGFTSNLPAIAGLTVFVMGSFGMVAPVQGGIGAWHFMVIGTLLVYLPEVTNIETMSKSFALVVHGAQTAMIIILGAASVIALPIANRKQVKLIKSEI from the coding sequence TTGAAGAAAAATCTCATACATATCATAAAATTTCTAATCTTCTTTTCAATTAGTTGTTTCTTATTTTGGTACGTTTACCGAGGTCAAAATACTTCAGAGCTAATTTTCACTTTAAAAAATGAAGTCAACTATTACTGGATTCTTCTTTCTCTGTTTTTTGGACTGCTAAGTCACATCAGCAGAACAATCCGTTGGAATATGCTCATTGAATCCCTGGGAAAAAAACCAAGAACGATAAATACTTTTCTTGCGGTTATGGTTGGTTATTTTGCAAATCTTGCACTACCAAGAATGGGCGAAATTTCAAGATGCGGCTTAATCAGCAAATATGAAAATATTTCTTTTTCCAAATTAATTGGCACTGTAGTTCTTGAAAGAGTACTGGATATAATCATGCTGATTATATTTCTACTAATCGCATTATCAACACAATTTTCGGTTATTTCTCATTTCTTCTCAAACAATCCTGAAGTCAGCAGCAAACTCTCGAATGTATTTGCATCTTCAAACACAATATATGTAGTCGCTGCCGTATCAATTACCATCTGGATTTTAAGAAAAAAATTTAAAAATACAATTGTCTTTAAGAAAATTGATCAAACCCTTTCCAATTTTATGGCAGGCTTTCGTGCCATTAAGAAACTGGATAACAAATGGTCTTTTGTCTTTCACACTGTCTTTATTTGGATCATGTATTATTTGATGACGTATATCTGCTTCTTTAGTTTCGGATTCACATCAAATCTTCCTGCTATTGCCGGACTAACCGTTTTTGTAATGGGCAGTTTTGGAATGGTTGCTCCTGTTCAGGGTGGAATTGGTGCCTGGCATTTTATGGTGATCGGAACTCTTCTGGTTTACCTTCCTGAAGTTACCAACATCGAAACCATGTCGAAAAGCTTTGCTCTTGTTGTGCACGGTGCACAAACAGCAATGATTATCATATTGGGTGCAGCTTCAGTAATTGCTCTGCCTATTGCAAACCGAAAGCAAGTAAAATTAATAAAGTCTGAAATTTGA
- the recQ gene encoding DNA helicase RecQ, whose amino-acid sequence MGKNFELSTNLKKYFGFENFKGNQEPVIQNILSGNDTFVLMPTGGGKSLCYQLPSLMLEGTAIVISPLIALMKNQVDAMRNFGEDDGVAHFLNSSLSKSATLKVKEDVLEGRTKLLYVAPESLTKESNIEFLKQVKISFYAVDEAHCISEWGHDFRPEYRKIRSIVNEIGSAPIIALTATATPKVQHDIQKNLGMLDALVFKSSFNRPNLYYEVLPKVNATKEIIKFIRANTGKSGIIYCLSRKKVEELAETLQVNGIKAVPYHAGMDSSTRSGNQDKFLMEDVDVVVATIAFGMGIDKPDVRFVIHYDIPKSLEGYYQETGRAGRDGGEGRCLTFYSYKDIQKLEKFMQGKPVAEQEIGRQLLLETVSFAESAICRRTILLHYFGENHIDANCGSCDNCLHPKKEFQGEEFVIKALKLVKLVKERFKIDHLVNILTGEMNSSIKSYKHDELEMFGCGKDRDQHFWNMVFRRALVHSLIEKDIEQYGVIKLKSEGRKFLKNPVPFMLTDDHDFEGVDLEATKAVSTATVDTALLSMLKDLRRQVAKKKEVPPYVVFQDPSLEEMAIHYPVNIEELSHIQGVGAGKAKRFGKEFVGLIGKHVEENNIERPQDMVVRSVVDKSKFKVYIIQSVDRKMDLEDIAEAKGMAFSELLREMEAIVYSGTKLSLNYYVDETIDEDRQEEILEYFDEAETDSIEVALEELGEEDFSEDDIRLMRILYHSENGL is encoded by the coding sequence ATGGGAAAGAACTTTGAATTATCAACTAATTTAAAGAAGTATTTTGGATTCGAGAATTTTAAGGGAAATCAAGAACCAGTAATTCAAAATATCTTAAGTGGTAATGACACATTTGTGTTGATGCCCACAGGTGGGGGAAAGTCATTGTGTTATCAATTGCCTTCATTGATGTTGGAGGGGACAGCAATTGTTATATCCCCATTGATCGCACTGATGAAAAATCAGGTTGATGCAATGAGAAATTTTGGTGAAGATGATGGCGTAGCTCATTTTTTGAATTCATCTCTCTCCAAATCAGCGACCTTAAAAGTAAAAGAGGATGTTCTGGAAGGTAGAACTAAACTTTTATATGTAGCTCCGGAATCGTTAACAAAGGAAAGTAATATTGAGTTTCTTAAGCAGGTGAAAATTTCTTTTTACGCTGTGGATGAGGCTCATTGTATTTCTGAGTGGGGACACGATTTCAGGCCTGAATACAGGAAGATTCGTTCAATCGTTAATGAAATTGGTTCAGCTCCGATCATTGCACTTACTGCAACGGCAACACCTAAAGTACAGCATGATATTCAAAAGAATTTGGGGATGCTGGATGCTTTGGTTTTTAAATCATCATTCAACCGGCCTAATTTATATTATGAAGTTCTTCCAAAAGTAAATGCGACCAAAGAGATCATTAAGTTTATTCGGGCAAATACAGGAAAATCAGGAATTATATATTGTTTGAGCCGAAAAAAGGTTGAGGAATTGGCCGAAACTCTTCAGGTTAATGGAATTAAAGCTGTTCCTTATCATGCAGGAATGGATTCGTCAACACGTTCAGGGAATCAGGATAAATTTCTGATGGAGGATGTGGATGTTGTGGTTGCAACAATTGCTTTTGGAATGGGCATCGATAAGCCGGATGTGAGGTTTGTAATTCATTACGATATACCAAAGAGTTTAGAAGGTTATTATCAGGAAACAGGAAGAGCTGGCCGGGATGGCGGAGAAGGACGGTGTCTGACTTTTTACAGCTACAAGGATATTCAAAAGCTTGAGAAGTTTATGCAGGGAAAGCCTGTCGCAGAACAGGAAATAGGCAGACAGCTTTTGTTGGAAACAGTTTCGTTTGCAGAATCGGCTATTTGTCGCCGAACAATTTTACTTCATTATTTTGGCGAGAATCATATCGATGCTAATTGCGGCAGTTGCGATAACTGTTTGCATCCAAAGAAAGAATTTCAGGGAGAAGAATTTGTTATTAAAGCATTGAAACTGGTTAAGCTGGTTAAGGAGCGCTTTAAAATCGATCATTTGGTCAATATTCTTACCGGTGAAATGAATTCATCGATTAAATCGTATAAACATGATGAATTGGAAATGTTCGGTTGCGGTAAGGATCGGGATCAGCATTTTTGGAATATGGTTTTTCGAAGAGCATTGGTTCATTCCTTGATTGAAAAGGATATTGAGCAGTATGGCGTGATTAAACTTAAATCCGAAGGGCGTAAATTCCTGAAAAATCCGGTGCCTTTTATGCTTACTGATGATCATGATTTTGAAGGTGTTGATTTGGAAGCAACAAAAGCGGTTAGTACGGCAACTGTTGATACTGCCCTGTTATCAATGTTGAAAGATCTAAGAAGACAGGTTGCTAAGAAAAAAGAGGTGCCTCCATATGTGGTTTTTCAGGATCCATCTCTTGAAGAAATGGCTATCCATTATCCGGTAAATATTGAGGAATTATCTCATATACAAGGAGTAGGTGCTGGAAAGGCAAAACGATTTGGGAAGGAGTTTGTTGGCTTGATAGGAAAGCATGTTGAGGAGAATAATATTGAAAGACCTCAGGATATGGTTGTTCGCTCTGTTGTTGATAAATCTAAATTTAAGGTTTATATTATTCAGAGTGTAGATCGAAAAATGGATTTGGAAGATATTGCAGAAGCCAAGGGAATGGCATTTTCTGAGCTGCTTAGAGAGATGGAGGCTATTGTATATTCAGGAACAAAACTGAGTCTGAATTATTACGTAGATGAGACCATTGATGAGGATCGTCAGGAGGAAATTTTGGAGTATTTTGATGAAGCCGAGACTGACAGTATCGAAGTGGCTCTTGAAGAGTTGGGAGAGGAAGATTTTTCGGAAGATGATATTCGTTTAATGCGGATATTGTATCATTCCGAAAATGGATTGTAA
- a CDS encoding KpsF/GutQ family sugar-phosphate isomerase yields MKPTYDIKQIAIKTIAEEEKTIGQLKEYIDEDFVNAVELILKSKGRVVITGIGKSANIANKIVATLNSTGTPALFMHAADAIHGDLGMILPDDIIICISKSGSTPEIKVLVPLIKNMGNTLIGMVSGLDSFLAKESDYVLKAVVEKEADPNNLAPTNSTTAQLVIGDALAVSLLECRQFTSQDFAKYHPGGALGKKLYLRVSDLYKIDLAPKVSEEESIRPIILEISSKRMGATAVVNKENRLVGIITDGDLRRMLEQNEDVSKLTARNIMSPKPKTIDPDSLAINAFQLMEDNNITQLAVVKNGKYVGMVHLHDILKEGIV; encoded by the coding sequence TTGAAACCTACATACGATATTAAGCAAATTGCAATAAAAACGATTGCAGAAGAAGAAAAAACCATTGGTCAGTTAAAAGAGTATATTGACGAAGATTTTGTTAATGCTGTTGAGTTGATCTTAAAAAGTAAAGGTCGGGTTGTAATTACCGGAATTGGCAAAAGTGCCAACATTGCTAATAAAATTGTGGCAACCCTTAATTCGACAGGTACCCCAGCCTTATTCATGCATGCTGCCGATGCTATTCATGGGGACTTGGGAATGATTCTTCCTGATGACATTATTATATGTATTTCAAAAAGTGGAAGCACTCCGGAAATCAAAGTTTTAGTGCCACTCATCAAAAACATGGGAAATACGTTAATTGGAATGGTATCCGGACTGGATTCTTTTCTTGCAAAAGAATCGGACTATGTTTTAAAAGCCGTTGTCGAAAAAGAAGCCGATCCAAACAATTTAGCTCCAACAAATTCGACGACTGCTCAACTTGTTATTGGAGATGCTCTGGCAGTTTCCTTATTGGAGTGCAGACAATTTACAAGTCAGGATTTTGCCAAATATCACCCGGGAGGAGCTCTGGGGAAAAAATTATATTTACGGGTTAGTGATCTTTACAAAATTGATCTGGCTCCTAAAGTATCCGAAGAAGAAAGCATTCGTCCGATTATCCTTGAAATTTCATCAAAAAGAATGGGAGCTACTGCCGTTGTTAATAAAGAGAATAGACTGGTTGGAATAATTACTGATGGTGACCTTCGTAGAATGCTTGAACAAAATGAAGATGTAAGCAAATTAACTGCCCGAAATATTATGTCTCCAAAACCGAAGACTATTGATCCTGATTCACTTGCCATTAACGCTTTTCAACTAATGGAAGACAACAACATCACTCAGCTTGCAGTTGTTAAAAATGGAAAATATGTAGGTATGGTTCATCTGCATGACATCTTAAAAGAAGGAATTGTATAA
- the tatC gene encoding twin-arginine translocase subunit TatC produces MSDKEATKEENQMSFLEHLEELRWHLMRSVIAVMVFAIVAFIFYDFIFNVLILAPKNPEFFTNRMFFKLSEYTGVESLKINIHPFQVININMAGQFATHISVSLVIGIIASFPYIFYEFWSFLKPALYDNEKKHARGSIFYTSFLFALGVLFGYYLITPLSVHFLGSYSVSDQVLNQINLTSYISSITSIVLASGVIFELPVLIFFLSKIGLVSPEFLKKYRKHSVVLILILSAVITPPDIFSQILVCLPLMLLYEIGIKISKRVQKNQQANLG; encoded by the coding sequence ATGTCAGATAAAGAAGCAACAAAAGAAGAAAACCAAATGAGTTTTCTTGAACACTTGGAAGAACTAAGATGGCACTTAATGCGATCGGTAATTGCCGTTATGGTTTTTGCAATAGTTGCTTTTATCTTTTATGATTTTATATTTAACGTATTGATTCTTGCGCCCAAGAACCCTGAATTCTTTACAAACAGAATGTTTTTCAAATTATCTGAATACACAGGAGTTGAGTCTCTGAAAATTAACATCCATCCGTTTCAGGTTATAAATATTAACATGGCCGGGCAATTTGCAACACATATAAGTGTTTCTTTAGTGATCGGAATAATTGCCAGCTTCCCATATATATTTTACGAATTCTGGAGCTTTTTAAAGCCCGCTTTATACGATAATGAGAAGAAACATGCAAGAGGATCTATTTTTTACACCTCATTTTTATTTGCGCTTGGAGTTCTTTTCGGCTACTACCTAATAACCCCACTATCAGTTCATTTCTTAGGATCTTACAGTGTAAGCGATCAGGTTTTGAATCAAATAAACCTAACATCCTACATTTCATCTATCACTTCAATTGTTTTGGCAAGTGGAGTAATATTTGAGTTACCCGTTCTTATTTTCTTTTTAAGTAAAATAGGTTTGGTATCCCCTGAATTTTTAAAAAAATACAGAAAACACTCTGTGGTTTTAATTTTAATTCTTTCTGCAGTAATCACTCCTCCGGATATCTTTAGTCAGATACTGGTTTGTTTACCACTGATGCTGCTTTACGAAATAGGTATTAAAATCTCGAAGCGGGTTCAAAAAAACCAACAAGCTAATTTGGGTTAA